A genome region from Manis pentadactyla isolate mManPen7 chromosome 5, mManPen7.hap1, whole genome shotgun sequence includes the following:
- the SEC23B gene encoding protein transport protein Sec23B, whose product MATYLEFIQQNEEQDGVRFSWNVWPSSRLEATRMVVPLACLLTPLKERPDLPPVQYEPVLCGRPTCKAILNPLCQVDYRAKLWACNFCFQRNQFPPAYTGISEVNQPAELMPQFSTIEYMIPRGAQSPLIFLYVVDTCLEEDDLQALKESLQMSLSLLPPDSLVGLITFGRMVQVHELSCEGISKSYVFRGTKDLTAKQIQDMLGLTKPAVPVQQARPAQLLEHPFVSGRFLQPVHKIDMNLTDLLGELQRDPWPVTQGKRPLRSTGVALSIAVGLLEGTFPNTGARIMLFTGGPPTQGPGLVVGDELKVPIRSWHDIDKDNARFMKKATKHYEMLANRAATNGHCVDIYACALDQTGLLEMKCCTNLTGGHMVMGDSFNTSLFKQTFQRIFTKDFNGCFRMAFGATLEVKTSRELKVAGAIGPCVSLNVKGPCVSENELGVGGTNQWKICGLDPTSTLSIYFEVVNQHNAPIPQGGRGAIQFVTQYQHSSTQRRIRVTTIARNWADAQSQLRHIEAAFDQEAAAVLMARLGVFRAESEEGPDVLRWLDRQLIRLCQKFGQYNKEDPTSFRLSDSFSLYPQFMFHLRRSPFLQVFNNSPDESSYYRHHFVRQDLTQSLIMIQPILYSYSFHGPPEPVLLDSGSILADRILLMDTFFQIVIYLGETIAQWRKAGYQDMPEYENFKHLLQAPVDDAQEILQARFPMPRYINTEHGGSQARFLLSKVNPSQTHNNLYAWGQETGAPILTDDVSLQVFMDHLKKLAVSSAC is encoded by the exons ATGGCAACATATCTGGAGTTCATTCAGCAGAATGAAGAACAGGATGGTGTGCGTTTTAGTTGGAATGTGTGGCCTTCCAGCCGTCTCGAGGCTACAAGAATGGTTGTTCCCCTGGCTTGTCTCCTCACTCCTTTAAAAGAACGTCCAGACCTGCCTCCTGTACAGTATGAACCTGTGCTTTGTGGCAGGCCAACTTGCAAAGCTATTCTCAATCCACTTTG tCAGGTTGATTACCGAGCAAAACTTTGGGCCTGTAACTTCTGTTTCCAAAGAAACCAG ttccCTCCAGCTTACACAGGCATATCTGAGGTCAATCAGCCTGCTGAATTGATGCCCCAGTTTTCTACAATTGAGTACATGATACCG CGAGGAGCTCAGTCCCCTCTGATCTTCCTCTATGTGGTCGACACGTGCCTGGAAGAAGATGACCTTCAAGCACTCAAAGAATCTCTACAAATGTCCCTGAGTCTCCTTCCTCCAGATTCTCTAGTGGGTTTGATCACATTTGGGAGGATGGTGCAGGTTCATGAACTCAGCTGCGAAGGGATCTCCAAAAGTTACGTCTTCCGAGGGACCAAGGATTTAACTGCAAAGCAAATACAG GATATGCTGGGCCTGACCAAGCCTGCCGTGCCTGTGCAGCAAGCACGACCTGCTCAGCTACTGGAGCACCCTTTTGTTTCAGGCAG ATTTCTGCAGCCCGTTCACAAGATCGACATGAACCTCACTGACCTTCTTGGGGAGCTGCAGAGGGACCCATGGCCTGTGACTCAGGGGAAGAGACCGCTGCGATCCACTGGTGTAGCTTTGTCCATTGCTGTTGGCTTGTTGGAG GGCACTTTTCCAAACACAGGAGCCAGGATTATGTTGTTTACGGGGGGTCCCCCAACCCAAGGGCCTGGTTTGGTGGTCGGAGATGAATTAAAGGTTCCTATTCGTTCATGGCATGATATTGACAAAGATAATGCACGTTTCATGAAAAAGGCAACCAAG CACTACGAGATGCTTGCTAATCGAGCTGCTACAAATGGCCACTGTGTTGATATTTACGCTTGTGCCCTTGATCAGACTGGACTTCTAGAGATGAAATGTTGTACAAATCTTACTGG AGGCCATATGGTGATGGGAGATTCTTTCAACACTTCTCTTTTCAAGCAGACATTCCAAAGGATTTTCACTAAAGATTTTAATGGCTGTTTCCGAATGGCATTCGGTGCTACTTTGGAAGTAAAG ACCTCTCGGGAGCTGAAGGTTGCTGGAGCCATTGGTCCTTGTGTTTCTCTGAATGTGAAGGGACCATGTGTGTCAGAAAAT GAGCTTGGTGTTGGTGGCACGAATCAGTGGAAAATCTGTGGCCTGGATCCCACTTCTACGCTTAGCATCTACTTTGAAGTAGTCAATCAG CACAACGCCCCAATCCCCCAAGGAGGCAGAGGCGCCATCCAGTTTGTCACGCAGTACCAGCACTCCAGCACCCAGAGACGCATCCGTGTGACCACCATTGCCCGGAA TTGGGCAGATGCACAGAGTCAGCTCAGGCACATAGAAGCAGCGTTTGACCAGGAGGCTGCGGCTGTCTTGATGGCACGGCTGGGAGTGTTCCGAGCAGAGTCCGAGGAGGGGCCTGATGTACTCCGGTGGCTGGACCGACAGCTCATCCGACTG TGTCAGAAGTTTGGACAGTATAACAAAGAAGACCCCACTTCCTTTAGGTTATCAGACTCCTTCTCTCTGTATCCTCAG TTCATGTTCCATCTGAGAAGATCTCCATTTCTTCAAGTGTTTAACAACAGTCCTGATGAGTCATCATACTACAGACATCATTTCGTGCGGCAGGATCTAACCCAGTCCCTCATCATGATCCAGCCCATTCTATACTCTTACTCCTTCCATGGACCACCAGAG ccAGTTCTCCTGGACAGCGGCAGCATTCTAGCTGACAGAATCTTGCTGATGGATACATTCTTCCAAATTGTTATTTATCTTGGCGAG ACCATAGCCCAGTGGCGTAAAGCTGGGTACCAGGATATGCCTGAGTACGAAAATTTCAAGCACCTCCTCCAGGCACCAGTAGATGACGCTCAAGAAATTCTGCAGGCACGCTTCCCAATGCCACGTTACATTAACACAGAGCATGGAGGCAGTCAG gcaCGATTCCTTTTATCCAAAGTGAACCCGTCTCAGACACACAATAACCTGTATGCTTGGGGACAG GAAACAGGAGCACCCATCCTAACTGATGACGTTAGCCTGCAGGTATTCATGGATCATCTGAAGAAGCTGGCTGTCTCCAGTGCCTGTTAA